In Acidiphilium acidophilum, one genomic interval encodes:
- the nirD gene encoding nitrite reductase small subunit NirD, translating into MDGMMAEAAYVDIAALDDIPLRGARTVATGHGDIAVFRTGDDTVFALRDSCPHRGGPISQGIVHGHGVTCPLHGWVFSLETGAAVGEDVPCIARFRVRIEGNRVQLDITGPIAAS; encoded by the coding sequence ATGGACGGGATGATGGCGGAGGCCGCCTATGTCGATATCGCGGCGCTCGATGATATCCCTCTGCGCGGGGCGCGCACTGTCGCAACCGGCCACGGTGATATCGCGGTGTTTCGCACCGGCGACGATACCGTGTTCGCGCTGCGCGATTCCTGCCCGCATCGGGGGGGGCCGATCAGCCAGGGCATCGTACACGGGCACGGGGTGACCTGCCCGCTGCATGGCTGGGTATTTTCGCTCGAAACCGGCGCGGCGGTGGGAGAGGATGTGCCGTGCATCGCACGGTTTCGGGTGCGGATCGAAGGAAATCGGGTCCAACTCGACATCACCGGGCCGATCGCGGCCTCATGA
- a CDS encoding nitrate reductase, producing the protein MNTTCPYCGVGCGLIAGPDGLVGDEAHPANRGRLCVKGATLGLTLDDRDRLTQPSIGGRDTTWAEALDLAAVRFAEAISRHGPDSVAFYVSGQFLTEDYYVANKLMKGFIGSGNIDTNSRLCMASPVAAHIRAFGEDLVPGIYDDFDQADLILFTGSNAAWCHPVLFQRALRAREARGTRIVVIDPRRSATAELADLHIPIAPGGDLALFAALLAVCAERGMLDHRFIREHTSGFDAALSAARTAGHGIDDALFATLAEWVVATPRMITAFSQGVNQSAIATDTISAIINLHLATGRIGKPGACPFSLTGQPNAMGGREVGGLANQLAAHLGFDDPSHHDQLARFWNAPHLARHPGLKAVDLFDAVHDGRIKALWIAGTNPAESLPRSNHVREALARCPTVVAADCWATATTARAHIVLPAAGWSEKDGTVTNSERLISRQRAFRSAPGEAKPDWWMFAELGRRLGHGPAFDFPNPASIFREHAALSAFENAGERVFNLAALTNIPDEDYDALRPLHWPIGPADHRLLGDGRFSTGDQRARFVPTIAPASEATPMMTLNTGRLRDQWHTMTRTGRVPELMAHRSHAALEIAPEDAAASGLASGDLVAVTSNHGTITLTAVVDPGQRRGSAFAAMHWTEGQGSAGTVNQLIGSTCDPASGEPAYKHGQASLRRIAAQWHGIALGRAALTGRVNTLHAGCWARTPRADGLMHLRFTGTAPLALGATGRAVATALLDLPEGLESLDYADLRRGVFRLAVLKRGTVQLLLHVARDTAALPTVEALEALFGQSWPEPDAGRLLIGLGAPRLSPAGRIVCVCHQVTEPAIRAAIATGRLGTVEAIGLATLAGTGCGSCVSELKGLLRHELVAAE; encoded by the coding sequence ATGAACACAACCTGCCCTTATTGCGGAGTCGGCTGCGGCCTGATCGCGGGGCCGGATGGATTGGTCGGGGATGAAGCGCATCCGGCCAATCGGGGGCGGCTCTGCGTCAAGGGCGCCACTCTAGGGCTGACGCTGGACGATCGGGACCGATTAACCCAGCCCAGCATCGGCGGGCGGGATACCACCTGGGCCGAGGCGCTCGATCTGGCGGCGGTCCGCTTTGCCGAAGCGATCTCCCGACATGGCCCGGATTCGGTCGCGTTCTATGTCTCGGGCCAGTTTCTGACTGAGGATTACTACGTCGCCAACAAGCTGATGAAGGGGTTCATCGGCAGCGGCAACATCGATACCAATTCGCGCCTCTGCATGGCGTCGCCGGTGGCTGCGCATATCAGGGCATTCGGCGAGGATCTGGTACCCGGCATATACGACGATTTCGATCAGGCCGATCTGATCCTGTTCACCGGCTCGAACGCGGCGTGGTGCCATCCCGTGCTGTTCCAGCGGGCGTTGCGTGCGCGCGAGGCACGCGGGACCCGGATCGTGGTGATCGATCCCCGCCGCAGCGCAACCGCCGAACTGGCGGATCTCCATATTCCGATCGCGCCGGGTGGCGACCTCGCATTGTTCGCTGCCCTGCTCGCGGTATGTGCCGAACGCGGCATGCTCGATCACCGCTTCATCCGCGAACACACCAGCGGGTTCGACGCGGCCCTGAGTGCCGCCCGTACTGCCGGCCACGGCATCGATGACGCCCTGTTCGCCACGCTTGCCGAATGGGTCGTCGCCACACCCCGGATGATCACGGCGTTCTCCCAGGGCGTCAATCAATCCGCGATCGCAACCGACACGATCAGCGCGATCATCAACCTGCACCTCGCGACCGGGCGGATCGGCAAACCGGGGGCCTGCCCGTTTTCGCTCACCGGCCAGCCGAACGCGATGGGCGGACGCGAAGTGGGCGGCTTGGCAAATCAACTTGCGGCTCATCTGGGATTCGATGATCCGTCCCATCACGATCAGCTCGCGCGATTCTGGAATGCGCCGCACCTCGCAAGGCACCCCGGGCTCAAAGCGGTCGATCTGTTCGATGCCGTGCACGACGGTCGGATCAAAGCGTTGTGGATCGCCGGGACCAATCCCGCCGAATCGCTACCCCGCAGCAACCATGTGCGGGAGGCGCTGGCACGGTGCCCGACCGTGGTGGCCGCCGATTGCTGGGCGACCGCGACCACGGCGCGCGCGCATATCGTGCTCCCGGCGGCGGGATGGTCCGAGAAGGACGGCACCGTGACCAACTCCGAACGGTTGATATCACGCCAGCGCGCCTTTCGGTCGGCACCCGGCGAGGCGAAGCCCGATTGGTGGATGTTCGCCGAACTCGGCCGCCGGCTGGGCCACGGGCCAGCGTTCGATTTTCCGAATCCGGCAAGCATTTTCCGCGAACATGCGGCGCTGTCGGCATTCGAGAACGCGGGCGAACGGGTGTTCAATCTGGCAGCCCTCACGAACATTCCGGATGAGGATTACGACGCGTTACGCCCCCTGCACTGGCCGATCGGCCCGGCAGACCATCGGCTGCTCGGGGACGGGCGGTTCAGCACCGGGGATCAGCGAGCGCGGTTCGTGCCGACCATTGCACCGGCGTCCGAAGCGACGCCGATGATGACGCTCAATACCGGGCGGCTGCGCGATCAATGGCACACCATGACGCGGACCGGTCGCGTGCCGGAATTGATGGCGCATCGGTCACACGCGGCACTCGAGATCGCACCGGAAGATGCCGCTGCATCCGGCCTCGCCAGCGGTGATCTGGTGGCGGTGACCAGCAATCATGGCACGATCACCCTGACGGCGGTGGTGGACCCGGGGCAACGTCGCGGCTCGGCATTCGCCGCCATGCACTGGACCGAGGGGCAGGGCAGCGCGGGCACGGTCAACCAACTGATCGGCAGCACCTGCGACCCGGCTTCCGGCGAGCCGGCCTACAAACACGGCCAGGCCAGCCTGCGCCGGATCGCTGCGCAATGGCATGGCATCGCGCTTGGCCGGGCGGCGCTCACCGGGCGAGTGAATACCCTGCATGCAGGTTGCTGGGCGCGCACACCGCGGGCCGACGGGTTGATGCACCTGCGGTTCACCGGCACGGCACCACTGGCGCTTGGTGCGACCGGCCGCGCAGTCGCAACCGCACTCCTCGATCTTCCGGAGGGGCTGGAGAGTCTGGACTATGCCGATCTCCGGCGCGGTGTATTCCGGCTCGCAGTCCTGAAGCGCGGCACGGTGCAGTTGCTGCTGCACGTCGCGCGCGATACCGCCGCGCTGCCGACCGTCGAGGCGCTGGAGGCCTTATTCGGGCAGTCCTGGCCGGAACCCGACGCCGGACGGTTACTGATCGGGCTCGGCGCGCCACGACTTTCACCGGCGGGGCGCATCGTCTGCGTGTGTCATCAGGTGACCGAGCCCGCGATCCGCGCCGCGATCGCCACCGGGCGGCTCGGCACGGTCGAGGCGATCGGGCTGGCGACGCTGGCCGGGACTGGCTGCGGGTCCTGCGTCTCGGAATTGAAGGGATTGCTGCGCCACGAACTCGTCGCAGCTGAATAG